A window of the Gemmatirosa kalamazoonensis genome harbors these coding sequences:
- a CDS encoding ABC transporter permease — protein sequence MLADLRLARRTLTRAPGFTTVALLTLALGIGATTAIFSVVYGVLLKPLPFAEPERLVSLMHRGPGMNIPLMNQGPATYFTYVDHQRVFQDIGAWDTKEVSIVGRGDPERVQGLAVSAATLPLLRVHPALGRLFTAEEDAPGAALRTILTYGYWQRRFGGAPDVVGKPIEIGGRVAEVVGVLPPSFRFLRTDPAVILPLQLDPADAARGMSFGFQALGRLKPGVTLAQANADVARMIPMLPHAFDVLRLEPNVRPLADDVIGNVGQLLWVLLAAVGVVLLIACANVANLLLIRAEGRQQEFALRAALGASRGRVARAVLAEGVLLALGAGALALVLAHGAILLLRWMAPAQLPRVDEIAIDPTVLLFTGAISVSAGLLSGVVTLLRFGAPNAAALRDGRRATSDGPGRQRTRHALVVAEVAMALVLLVVSGLMIRTFVALRHVDPGFVRPAQVQTFRVAVAPGVIDDDAQLASTHQQIAERLAAVPGVTSVGLASHITMDGEDNGNPLYVDGVPVAEGTMPPLRRFKSVAPAFFETMGIRLVAGRPITWSDVHERRLVAIVSETLAREYWKDPARAIGQRVRSSPDNPWREIVGVTGDERDDGLDRPPTAIVYWPLLNDSYPERTMAYAVRSSRVGTAGFVRELQHAVWSVNPNLPVAAAQTLAEIESRSMAQTSFAMVMLAGAATVALLLGVVGIYGVLAYVAAQRTREIGLRMALGAQAGAVRRQFLRHGLVLTGAGIAVGVVASLALTRVLSALLFGVGPMDPLTYGAMSAALAAVALLATWIPARRASRIDPVVALRAEG from the coding sequence ATGCTCGCCGATCTCCGGCTCGCTCGCCGCACGCTCACGAGGGCGCCCGGCTTCACGACCGTCGCGCTCCTGACGCTGGCCCTCGGCATCGGCGCCACCACCGCGATCTTCAGCGTCGTCTACGGCGTGCTGCTGAAGCCCCTGCCGTTCGCCGAGCCGGAGCGGCTCGTGAGCCTCATGCACCGCGGGCCGGGGATGAACATCCCGCTGATGAACCAGGGCCCCGCGACGTACTTCACGTACGTCGACCACCAGCGCGTCTTCCAGGACATCGGCGCCTGGGACACGAAGGAGGTCTCGATCGTCGGGCGGGGCGACCCGGAGCGGGTGCAGGGGCTCGCCGTCTCCGCTGCCACGCTGCCGCTGCTGCGGGTGCATCCCGCGCTCGGCCGACTGTTCACGGCGGAGGAGGATGCGCCGGGCGCGGCGCTGCGGACGATCCTGACCTACGGCTACTGGCAGCGCCGGTTCGGCGGCGCCCCTGACGTCGTGGGGAAGCCGATCGAAATCGGCGGGCGGGTGGCCGAGGTGGTCGGCGTGCTGCCGCCGTCGTTCCGGTTCCTGCGCACCGACCCGGCCGTGATCCTGCCGCTCCAGCTCGACCCGGCGGACGCGGCGCGCGGCATGAGCTTCGGGTTCCAGGCACTCGGCCGCCTGAAGCCCGGCGTGACGCTCGCCCAGGCGAACGCCGACGTCGCGCGCATGATCCCGATGCTGCCGCATGCGTTCGACGTGCTGCGGCTGGAGCCTAACGTCCGGCCGCTCGCCGACGACGTGATCGGCAACGTCGGCCAGCTGCTCTGGGTGCTGCTCGCCGCGGTCGGCGTCGTGCTGCTCATCGCGTGCGCGAACGTCGCGAACCTGCTGCTCATCCGCGCCGAGGGGCGCCAGCAGGAGTTCGCGCTGCGCGCGGCGCTCGGCGCGAGCCGCGGGCGCGTCGCGCGCGCGGTGCTGGCGGAGGGCGTGCTGCTCGCGCTCGGCGCCGGCGCGCTCGCGCTCGTGCTCGCGCACGGCGCCATCCTGCTGCTGCGGTGGATGGCGCCGGCGCAGCTCCCGCGCGTCGACGAGATCGCGATCGATCCGACGGTGCTGCTGTTCACCGGAGCGATCTCCGTGTCGGCCGGTCTCCTGTCCGGCGTCGTCACGCTGCTCCGGTTCGGCGCGCCTAACGCCGCGGCGCTGAGGGACGGTCGCCGCGCGACGAGCGACGGGCCCGGGCGGCAGCGGACGCGTCATGCGCTCGTCGTCGCGGAGGTCGCGATGGCGCTCGTGCTGCTCGTCGTCTCGGGATTGATGATCCGGACGTTCGTCGCGCTGCGGCACGTCGATCCCGGCTTCGTGCGACCGGCGCAGGTGCAGACGTTCCGCGTCGCCGTCGCGCCGGGCGTGATCGACGACGATGCGCAGCTCGCGAGCACGCATCAGCAGATCGCGGAGCGTCTCGCTGCGGTGCCCGGCGTGACCTCGGTCGGCCTCGCGTCGCACATCACGATGGACGGCGAGGACAACGGCAATCCGCTCTACGTCGACGGCGTCCCCGTCGCGGAGGGGACGATGCCGCCGCTCCGACGCTTCAAGAGCGTCGCGCCCGCGTTCTTCGAGACGATGGGGATCCGTCTGGTGGCGGGACGGCCCATCACGTGGAGCGACGTGCACGAGCGCCGGCTCGTCGCCATCGTCTCGGAGACGCTCGCGCGCGAGTACTGGAAGGATCCGGCGCGCGCCATCGGCCAGCGCGTGCGGAGCAGCCCGGACAACCCGTGGCGCGAGATCGTCGGCGTCACCGGCGACGAGCGCGACGACGGTCTGGATCGGCCGCCGACGGCGATCGTGTACTGGCCGCTGCTGAACGACAGCTATCCGGAGCGGACGATGGCGTACGCGGTGCGGTCGAGCCGCGTCGGCACGGCGGGGTTCGTGCGGGAGCTGCAGCATGCGGTGTGGTCGGTGAACCCGAACCTGCCCGTCGCCGCCGCGCAGACGCTGGCGGAGATCGAGTCGCGCTCCATGGCGCAGACGTCGTTCGCGATGGTGATGCTCGCCGGCGCCGCGACGGTCGCGCTGCTGCTCGGCGTGGTGGGCATCTACGGCGTGCTCGCGTACGTCGCGGCGCAGCGGACGCGCGAGATCGGGCTGCGCATGGCGTTAGGCGCGCAGGCCGGCGCGGTGCGGCGGCAGTTCCTCCGCCACGGGCTCGTGCTGACGGGCGCGGGCATCGCGGTCGGCGTCGTCGCGTCGCTGGCGCTCACCCGCGTCCTCTCGGCGCTGCTGTTCGGCGTCGGCCCGATGGACCCGCTCACCTATGGCGCGATGTCGGCCGCGCTCGCGGCGGTGGCCCTGCTCGCGACGTGGATTCCGGCCCGGCGCGCGTCGCGCATCGATCCGGTCGTGGCGCTGCGCGCGGAGGGGTGA
- a CDS encoding LysR family transcriptional regulator — MELRQLRYLLTVASEGSFLAASRRLRVAQPALSRQVARLEAELGVSLLERGPRTVTPTPAGVAAVRLAGALCTALRDATTAARVADRGVAGACHLCVSRIAIWSELVARIVTAAARALPRVELVISEADGPDQWSAVREGKADIALGFAHPPGDASGDDGLEMIAGPCSEIDGVLLGAEHPLAGRTAIAAHELRPYPMVLVEWLEPAARRAFGRSPLRAAWHESLSVRTYEDARTQLTLGRGWLPFSTHWTHWTLPGMVLVPLADCRAPMPLWAAHRVDERDETVRAVIALIAQEARAPVTHTGTSSAPNGPAASDAALADEDAPERTLRETELRHFRYFRAIVEQGSTSGAAAWLGLTQPALSRQIRALERAVGVPLLARGARGVAPTAAGRALHERCAPLLAAAERFPDDVRAAALGAPGRCVLACASTPIVQHISANALRACVAASPPLTLDVIDVASPMQPTALLDGRCDLALGHPSPTSLPAVSARLRREFLLDDVGELALVSPSHPLAGRDEIRLADLHDLPLLFIPRELSPSVYDRVFDAFARAAFTPKLGPAADGLQTQWMRARAGLGWCLGFRSYRIAPPPGLALLHVADLSVAFGVELVSHRDESREPVLRAIAAIRAGAAEASAALASGARS, encoded by the coding sequence ATGGAGCTGCGCCAGCTTCGTTATCTGCTGACCGTCGCGTCCGAGGGGTCATTCCTCGCCGCATCACGCCGGCTGCGGGTCGCGCAGCCGGCGCTCTCGCGTCAGGTGGCGCGTCTGGAGGCGGAGCTCGGCGTGTCGCTGCTCGAGCGCGGGCCGCGCACGGTGACGCCCACGCCGGCCGGTGTGGCCGCGGTGCGGCTCGCCGGCGCGTTGTGCACGGCCCTGCGCGACGCGACGACGGCGGCGCGGGTCGCGGATCGCGGCGTCGCCGGCGCGTGCCACCTCTGCGTGTCGCGCATCGCGATCTGGAGCGAGCTCGTCGCGCGCATCGTGACCGCGGCGGCGCGCGCGCTGCCGCGTGTGGAGCTCGTCATCTCGGAGGCGGACGGTCCCGATCAGTGGAGCGCGGTCCGCGAGGGAAAGGCGGACATCGCGCTCGGGTTCGCACACCCGCCCGGCGACGCCTCCGGCGACGACGGGCTCGAGATGATCGCGGGCCCATGCAGCGAGATCGACGGCGTGCTGCTCGGCGCCGAGCACCCCCTCGCCGGGCGGACCGCGATCGCGGCGCACGAGCTTCGCCCGTATCCGATGGTGCTCGTCGAGTGGCTGGAGCCGGCGGCGCGACGCGCCTTCGGCCGGTCGCCGCTCCGCGCGGCATGGCACGAGTCGCTCAGCGTGCGGACGTACGAGGACGCGCGCACGCAGCTCACGCTGGGGCGTGGATGGCTGCCGTTCTCCACGCACTGGACGCACTGGACGCTGCCCGGCATGGTCCTCGTCCCGCTCGCCGACTGCCGCGCGCCGATGCCGCTGTGGGCGGCGCATCGTGTCGACGAGCGGGACGAGACGGTCCGCGCGGTGATCGCCCTCATCGCGCAGGAAGCCCGTGCGCCGGTGACGCACACGGGCACCTCGTCGGCGCCTAACGGCCCGGCCGCGAGCGACGCGGCGCTCGCCGACGAGGACGCACCGGAGCGCACGCTGCGCGAGACGGAGCTGCGCCACTTTCGGTACTTCCGGGCCATCGTCGAGCAGGGAAGCACGAGCGGCGCCGCCGCGTGGCTCGGCCTGACGCAGCCGGCGCTCTCGCGGCAGATCCGGGCGCTGGAGCGCGCCGTCGGCGTACCGCTGCTCGCGCGTGGCGCGCGCGGCGTGGCGCCGACGGCGGCGGGACGCGCGCTGCACGAGCGGTGCGCGCCGCTGCTCGCCGCCGCGGAGCGTTTTCCCGACGACGTGCGCGCTGCCGCGTTAGGCGCGCCGGGCCGCTGCGTCCTCGCGTGCGCGAGCACGCCGATCGTGCAGCACATCTCGGCGAACGCGCTGCGCGCATGCGTGGCGGCATCGCCGCCGTTGACGCTCGACGTGATCGACGTCGCGTCGCCGATGCAGCCCACCGCGCTGCTCGACGGGCGATGCGACCTCGCGCTCGGCCATCCATCGCCGACCTCGCTGCCCGCGGTCTCGGCGCGCCTCCGCCGCGAGTTCCTGCTCGACGATGTGGGCGAGCTCGCGCTCGTGTCGCCGTCGCATCCACTCGCCGGCCGCGACGAGATTCGGCTCGCCGACCTGCACGATCTGCCGCTGCTCTTCATCCCGCGCGAGCTGTCGCCGTCTGTCTACGACCGCGTGTTCGACGCGTTCGCGCGGGCCGCTTTCACTCCCAAGCTCGGGCCGGCGGCGGACGGGCTCCAGACGCAGTGGATGCGGGCGCGCGCGGGGCTCGGTTGGTGCCTCGGTTTCCGATCGTACCGCATCGCGCCGCCGCCGGGGCTCGCGCTGCTGCACGTGGCCGACCTGTCGGTCGCCTTCGGGGTCGAGCTCGTGTCGCACCGCGACGAGTCGCGTGAACCGGTGCTGCGGGCGATCGCCGCGATCCGCGCCGGCGCCGCCGAGGCGAGCGCGGCTCTCGCTTCCGGCGCACGATCCTGA
- a CDS encoding ATP-binding protein — MTDSSHPTDAARQCDERLGLALELVGMVVWERDLRTDRVQVAARPSAGAAASIPMVEFEDFTAFLAAVLPADREKVAQASAEAVRRGEEFTVEYRILDAEGATRFQRLHGRVIPDAAGTPCRMIGVTLDVTERHQLDTQLRHAQKLEVVGRLAGGIAHDFNNLLTVIGAATQFARETLPSDAPARQEIVDIEAAAKRAGALTQQLLAYSRQQVLRPERLDLNRVVANVERMLRRVLGEDVALVIALAPDLAPVDADVGQLEQVLMNLALNARDAMPNGGTLTLSTENVTLHARAAAAHEGVAAGAYVALRVRDTGVGIDAPAQALIFEPFFTTKAPGEGTGLGLATVDGIVRQSGGVVYVESAPGAGSTFTVLLPQAARGDVAEQPAPTGTITGGRETVLLVEDEAPVRAAVRRMLERGGYRVLAARDAQDALATAEQHAGAIDLVLTDVVMPGVSAGSLIERLRSARPRLRALLMSGYSAHAVAARGTFAEGAALLAKPFGPETLLRHVRDVLDDASRTSSSGRR, encoded by the coding sequence ATGACCGATTCGTCGCATCCGACCGACGCCGCACGGCAGTGCGACGAGCGCCTGGGACTCGCGTTGGAGCTCGTCGGCATGGTCGTCTGGGAGCGCGACCTGCGGACCGACCGCGTCCAGGTGGCCGCGCGACCGAGCGCCGGCGCGGCGGCGTCGATCCCGATGGTCGAGTTCGAGGACTTCACCGCGTTTCTCGCCGCCGTGTTGCCGGCCGATCGCGAGAAGGTCGCGCAGGCGAGTGCCGAGGCCGTGCGGCGCGGTGAGGAGTTCACGGTCGAGTATCGGATCCTCGACGCCGAGGGCGCGACACGATTCCAGCGCTTGCACGGCCGCGTGATACCGGACGCCGCCGGAACGCCGTGCCGGATGATCGGCGTCACGCTCGACGTGACCGAGCGGCACCAGCTCGACACGCAGCTCCGGCACGCGCAGAAGCTGGAGGTCGTCGGCCGCCTCGCCGGCGGCATCGCGCACGACTTCAACAACCTCCTCACGGTGATCGGCGCGGCGACGCAGTTCGCGCGCGAGACGCTGCCGTCCGACGCGCCGGCGCGCCAGGAGATCGTGGACATCGAGGCGGCGGCGAAGCGAGCCGGCGCGCTGACGCAGCAGCTGCTCGCCTACAGTCGCCAGCAGGTGCTCCGTCCCGAGCGCCTCGACCTGAACCGCGTCGTCGCCAACGTCGAGCGCATGCTCCGTCGAGTGCTGGGCGAGGACGTCGCGCTGGTGATCGCGCTCGCTCCCGACCTCGCGCCGGTGGACGCCGACGTCGGTCAGCTCGAGCAGGTGCTGATGAACCTCGCGCTGAACGCGCGCGACGCGATGCCTAACGGTGGGACGCTCACGCTCTCGACCGAGAACGTCACCCTGCATGCGCGCGCGGCCGCGGCGCACGAGGGCGTGGCGGCGGGCGCGTACGTCGCGCTGCGCGTGCGCGACACCGGCGTCGGGATCGACGCGCCCGCGCAGGCGCTGATCTTCGAGCCGTTCTTCACCACCAAGGCGCCGGGCGAGGGCACCGGCCTCGGGCTGGCGACCGTGGACGGCATCGTCAGGCAGTCCGGCGGCGTCGTGTACGTGGAGAGCGCGCCCGGAGCGGGGTCGACGTTCACCGTGCTGCTGCCGCAGGCCGCGCGCGGCGACGTCGCCGAGCAGCCGGCGCCGACCGGGACGATCACCGGTGGGCGGGAGACCGTGCTGCTGGTGGAGGACGAGGCGCCGGTGCGCGCGGCCGTGCGGCGGATGCTGGAGCGCGGCGGCTACCGCGTCCTCGCGGCGAGAGACGCGCAGGATGCCTTGGCGACCGCCGAGCAGCACGCGGGAGCGATCGACCTCGTCCTCACCGACGTGGTGATGCCCGGGGTGAGCGCTGGTTCGCTCATCGAGCGTCTGCGGTCCGCGCGGCCGCGTCTGCGAGCGTTGCTCATGTCGGGCTACAGCGCGCATGCCGTCGCGGCGCGCGGTACGTTCGCGGAAGGCGCAGCGCTGCTCGCGAAGCCGTTCGGGCCCGAGACGCTCCTCCGCCATGTCCGCGACGTGCTCGACGACGCGTCGCGAACGTCGTCCTCCGGCCGGCGCTAG
- a CDS encoding STAS/SEC14 domain-containing protein: MAFALWMEGDLIRIRIHDTITPRDLRALADAVLEAEARVLPMPNRLTDMTDVTGVEVGFAEFLAFTERRLGMVLPNPIKSALVVASRVQLGIARMFQTLNDHPQVTVEIFHELGDALSWLATPPSADAQNGPRG; the protein is encoded by the coding sequence ATGGCGTTCGCACTCTGGATGGAAGGCGATCTGATTCGGATCCGCATCCATGACACGATCACGCCGCGCGATCTGCGCGCGCTCGCCGACGCCGTGCTCGAGGCGGAGGCGCGCGTGCTCCCGATGCCCAACCGCCTCACCGACATGACGGACGTGACCGGCGTGGAGGTCGGCTTCGCGGAGTTCCTCGCGTTCACCGAGCGGCGACTGGGGATGGTGCTGCCGAACCCCATCAAGTCGGCGCTCGTGGTCGCGAGCCGGGTGCAGTTAGGCATCGCGCGCATGTTCCAGACGCTGAACGATCATCCGCAGGTGACGGTGGAGATCTTTCACGAGCTCGGCGATGCCCTGTCGTGGCTCGCGACGCCGCCGTCGGCCGATGCGCAGAACGGCCCCCGAGGGTGA
- a CDS encoding HAMP domain-containing methyl-accepting chemotaxis protein translates to MRWFRDLALSTKLALSFAVLVLLTEGLGALALQGTSRVNGAAEEIARHWLPSVRYSLGASRAAADYRSAEAMLALSKTSVDRDGYVAEMGTHAQELTEQLDKLAATIRTKDDSATFRDFQHAWSQYEATSARIAAFVKARDDSAAFDLLSGESQSQFDEASAALARVVDAAEEGTKQQVALGMRTYDVTQQRVVVAIVSCIVLGLVVAVSLTRSIARPIRMMTEKMRRLALGDTDHEIVPKSRDEVGRLLESLRDIVASQQQLADAARRLAEGDLSVPLTPRSEQDVLVRSFAEVQTTLAALIGEGNTLVEAAKAGTLQVRGDAAHFRGAYRELVQGMNDVLAAVASPIAETNAVLDRVSARDLGARTSVDCAGEYAAMQAKVNATLDTLGDALAQVASASSRVAGASGEIAAGGATLAEGASRQASALQEVSASLHELAATAKQNAAHARRAQGMAERARAGAALGVAGMSRLSDAVTRIKQSSDATARIVKTIDEIAFQTNLLALNAAVEAARAGDAGRGFAVVADEVRALAQRSAAAARETAALIEDGVQNAERGVTANAEVLKQLEGIHGDIERVSDVMAEIAAASEQQDGSVSHINVGLEEMNAITQQVAANAQQSSSASVELSGQAEQMRELVATFRLGDALDGPPQASTPEAPVAPVAPIVRPRPTPAPRVSRWRPDPARVIPFGDEDDEALHGF, encoded by the coding sequence ATGCGCTGGTTCCGCGATCTCGCCCTCTCCACCAAGCTCGCGCTGTCGTTCGCCGTCCTGGTCCTGCTCACCGAGGGACTGGGCGCGCTCGCGCTGCAGGGCACCTCGCGCGTGAACGGGGCCGCGGAGGAGATCGCGCGGCACTGGCTGCCGAGCGTGCGCTACTCGCTCGGCGCGAGCCGCGCGGCCGCCGACTACCGGAGCGCGGAGGCGATGCTCGCGCTGTCGAAGACGTCGGTCGACCGCGACGGGTACGTGGCGGAGATGGGGACGCACGCGCAGGAGCTCACCGAGCAGCTCGACAAGCTCGCCGCCACCATCCGCACGAAGGACGACTCGGCCACGTTCCGCGACTTCCAGCACGCGTGGTCGCAGTACGAGGCGACGAGCGCGCGGATCGCGGCGTTCGTGAAGGCCCGCGACGACTCCGCGGCGTTCGACCTGCTGAGCGGCGAGTCGCAGTCGCAGTTCGACGAGGCGAGCGCCGCGCTGGCGCGCGTGGTGGACGCCGCGGAGGAGGGCACGAAGCAGCAGGTCGCGTTAGGCATGCGCACGTACGACGTGACGCAGCAGCGCGTCGTGGTCGCGATCGTGTCGTGCATCGTGCTCGGCCTCGTCGTCGCGGTGAGCCTCACGCGGAGCATCGCGCGTCCGATCCGGATGATGACGGAGAAGATGCGCCGCCTCGCGCTCGGCGACACCGACCACGAGATCGTGCCGAAGAGCCGCGACGAGGTCGGACGGCTGCTCGAGTCGCTGCGCGACATCGTGGCGTCGCAGCAGCAGCTCGCCGACGCCGCGCGCCGCCTGGCGGAGGGCGATCTCAGCGTGCCGCTCACGCCGCGCAGCGAGCAGGACGTGCTGGTGCGGTCGTTCGCGGAAGTGCAGACGACGCTCGCGGCGCTCATCGGCGAGGGCAACACGCTCGTCGAGGCGGCGAAGGCGGGGACGCTGCAGGTGCGCGGCGACGCGGCGCACTTCCGCGGCGCGTATCGCGAGCTGGTGCAGGGCATGAACGACGTGCTCGCCGCCGTCGCGTCGCCGATCGCCGAGACGAACGCGGTGCTCGACCGCGTGTCGGCGCGCGACCTCGGCGCGCGCACGTCGGTCGACTGCGCGGGCGAGTACGCCGCGATGCAGGCGAAGGTGAACGCGACGCTCGACACGCTCGGTGACGCGCTCGCGCAGGTCGCGTCGGCGTCGTCGCGCGTCGCCGGCGCGAGCGGCGAGATCGCCGCCGGCGGCGCCACGCTCGCCGAGGGCGCGTCGCGTCAGGCGAGCGCGCTCCAGGAGGTGTCGGCGAGCCTGCACGAGCTAGCCGCGACGGCGAAGCAGAACGCGGCGCACGCGCGGCGCGCGCAGGGCATGGCGGAGCGCGCGCGCGCCGGCGCCGCGTTGGGCGTCGCGGGGATGTCGCGCCTGAGCGACGCGGTGACGCGCATCAAGCAGTCGAGCGACGCGACGGCGAGGATCGTGAAGACGATCGACGAGATCGCGTTCCAGACGAACCTCCTCGCGCTGAACGCGGCCGTGGAAGCGGCGCGCGCCGGCGACGCGGGCCGCGGCTTCGCCGTCGTCGCCGACGAGGTGCGCGCGCTCGCGCAGCGCTCGGCCGCCGCGGCGCGCGAGACCGCGGCGCTCATCGAGGACGGCGTGCAGAACGCGGAGCGCGGCGTCACGGCGAACGCCGAAGTGCTGAAGCAGCTCGAGGGGATCCACGGCGACATCGAGCGCGTGAGCGACGTGATGGCGGAGATCGCGGCGGCGAGCGAGCAGCAGGACGGCAGCGTGTCGCACATCAACGTCGGGCTCGAGGAGATGAACGCGATCACGCAGCAGGTCGCGGCGAACGCGCAGCAGTCGTCGAGCGCGTCGGTGGAGCTCTCCGGGCAGGCGGAGCAGATGCGCGAGCTGGTGGCGACGTTCCGACTCGGCGACGCGCTCGACGGGCCGCCGCAGGCCTCCACCCCGGAGGCGCCGGTCGCGCCGGTCGCGCCGATCGTGCGGCCGCGCCCCACGCCCGCTCCGCGGGTGTCGCGGTGGCGCCCGGATCCGGCGCGCGTGATCCCGTTCGGCGACGAGGACGACGAGGCGCTGCACGGGTTCTGA
- a CDS encoding endonuclease III domain-containing protein: MATRSAKRRSTPGTTPDKRPFRFGVALPRIRRELKALDVADAAMFDLKDRGHGSVFEQLVACVISIRTLDETMLPTALALFEAAPTPAAMARLTDAQIDRLIHAATFHEGKARTIREIARRTHEEFGGTLPCDFDVLTSFHGVGPKCANLALGIACGQTRIGVDVHVHRVTNRWGVIATRTPEQSMVALEEILPKRYWVEINRLLVPFGKHVCTGVRPKCSTCPVLDMCRQVGVTSHR; the protein is encoded by the coding sequence ATGGCCACCCGCTCCGCCAAGCGTCGCTCGACACCGGGCACGACGCCCGACAAGCGCCCGTTCCGGTTCGGCGTCGCGCTGCCGCGCATCCGCCGCGAGCTGAAGGCGCTCGACGTCGCCGACGCCGCGATGTTCGACCTCAAGGATCGCGGCCACGGCAGCGTGTTCGAGCAGCTCGTCGCGTGCGTGATCTCCATCCGCACGCTCGACGAGACGATGCTTCCCACCGCGCTCGCCCTGTTCGAGGCCGCGCCGACGCCGGCGGCGATGGCGCGCCTGACGGACGCGCAGATCGACCGCCTGATCCACGCTGCCACGTTCCACGAGGGGAAGGCGCGCACCATCCGCGAGATCGCGCGCCGCACGCACGAGGAGTTCGGCGGCACGCTGCCGTGCGACTTCGACGTGCTGACGTCGTTCCACGGCGTGGGGCCGAAGTGCGCGAACCTCGCGTTAGGCATCGCGTGCGGCCAGACGCGCATCGGCGTCGACGTGCACGTGCACCGCGTCACGAACCGGTGGGGCGTGATCGCGACGCGCACGCCCGAGCAGTCGATGGTCGCGCTCGAGGAGATCCTCCCGAAGCGCTACTGGGTGGAGATCAACCGGCTGCTCGTGCCGTTCGGCAAGCACGTCTGCACCGGCGTGAGGCCGAAGTGCTCGACGTGCCCGGTGCTCGACATGTGTCGGCAGGTCGGGGTGACGTCGCACCGGTGA
- a CDS encoding gamma-glutamyl-gamma-aminobutyrate hydrolase family protein, giving the protein MSELSRRPVIGVTTQTLHAIQGIPEGLPESWVMNQRYFRAIMELGGVPWMIPLIPEDPDTLRAIYEHLDGLLIPGGVDMDPRTYGESPSPHLGVLDPARDATELQLTRWSIADGLPVLGLCRGAQVINVAAGGTLFQDIAAEIPGAQPHDLYPTRGFARTHLAHPVDLTEGTRLRDAFGAATAPVNSMHHQSVKRLGDGLVVSAVAPDGVVEAVEVADPAKFVVGVQWHPEVFERNAPAVQSLFDEFIAHAAA; this is encoded by the coding sequence ATGAGCGAGCTTTCCCGACGCCCGGTCATCGGGGTCACCACCCAGACGCTGCACGCCATCCAGGGAATCCCCGAGGGGCTTCCCGAGAGCTGGGTGATGAACCAGCGCTACTTCCGGGCGATCATGGAGCTCGGCGGCGTGCCGTGGATGATCCCGCTGATCCCGGAAGATCCGGACACGCTGCGCGCGATCTACGAGCACCTCGACGGGCTGCTCATCCCCGGCGGGGTGGACATGGATCCCCGCACCTACGGCGAGTCGCCGTCGCCGCACCTCGGCGTGCTCGACCCGGCGCGCGACGCGACCGAGCTGCAGCTCACCCGCTGGTCGATCGCCGACGGGCTGCCGGTGCTCGGCCTCTGCCGGGGCGCGCAGGTCATCAACGTCGCCGCCGGCGGCACGCTGTTCCAGGACATCGCGGCCGAGATCCCGGGGGCCCAGCCGCACGACCTGTATCCGACGAGGGGATTCGCGCGCACGCACCTCGCCCACCCCGTCGACCTGACCGAGGGGACCCGGCTGCGCGATGCGTTCGGCGCCGCGACCGCGCCGGTGAACAGCATGCACCACCAGTCGGTGAAGCGGCTCGGCGATGGGCTCGTGGTGTCCGCGGTGGCGCCGGACGGGGTGGTGGAGGCGGTGGAGGTGGCCGACCCGGCGAAGTTCGTCGTCGGCGTGCAGTGGCACCCCGAGGTGTTCGAGCGCAACGCCCCCGCCGTGCAGTCGCTGTTCGACGAGTTCATCGCGCACGCGGCGGCGTGA